One Verrucomicrobiia bacterium DNA window includes the following coding sequences:
- a CDS encoding helix-turn-helix transcriptional regulator, which translates to MNENEQIRGILVKLREKAGLSQAQLAERLQFNASRVSRLESGGTELTLEDAELIASGIASEESKAFADYLRSEWKILERPGFNHVSLASLWKAEEALQRVAELESDPDLKNAFVQQIRSCRQALERAANALRSTEHPISLIGAPGVGKTTVICTLAQLRKGDWDSDLDKQMALQTGGGRQTLCEVHVRNGGEFNISVEACTPEELQQYVGEFCDDLLAELNPDKGGSREGPGLSAEVDRAIRNMTGLTVKRSKDADGKIVRDDRALDLAKQFPKKEDLMVQVLLKLDLPRRNRTSISFPRESTMAGLEWVSKTFAEVNYGRHPEFSLPRRIEITVPKRVLNTDEFDLRLIDTRGVDEPTAPRRDLQAYLDDPRAAIVLCSGFNDAPEAAVQAVIERAVEGGLQQELIKRGVLLVLPGGDEDCTLRDPVTGERVANAKEGREIRREQIAPTLHPFGVRHLPVVFADVRSPEDCEELRRALVSKIKEIRQRQEKEIESLSATIDRLIANRKDAETRAVFEAATKDLRNWFASHATLPPADMEVQSALIEEMDGLRYASSLRASVNRRGNWHNFDYWHGLGFGTRREAVARAAKQVEELKVLIAAVLRDDQLSPAHDFIKHFANELEKSVSDYYQWTQSLGEGAFQNQLGEDFDYWKRCQDRWGGGPGYKTEIRQWTSRWFDADASKQRSEFVETELQRQWKELFQQLNAQLSSADPEASAVAN; encoded by the coding sequence ATGAACGAAAATGAACAAATACGCGGTATTTTGGTGAAGTTGCGGGAGAAGGCTGGGCTGTCTCAGGCACAACTGGCCGAGCGGTTGCAGTTCAATGCGAGTCGGGTTTCCCGGCTGGAGTCAGGAGGAACGGAGCTAACGTTGGAGGACGCAGAGCTGATTGCGTCAGGGATCGCATCCGAGGAATCCAAGGCGTTTGCGGACTATCTTCGGAGCGAGTGGAAAATCCTCGAACGTCCCGGCTTCAACCATGTCAGCCTGGCCTCGCTGTGGAAAGCGGAGGAAGCATTGCAGCGCGTGGCGGAACTGGAGAGCGACCCTGATCTTAAGAACGCCTTCGTGCAACAAATCCGTTCCTGCCGTCAGGCATTGGAGCGGGCGGCGAATGCGCTGCGCTCGACGGAGCATCCCATTTCTTTGATTGGCGCACCGGGGGTCGGCAAGACAACGGTGATTTGCACGCTGGCACAGTTACGCAAGGGTGATTGGGATTCCGATCTCGACAAACAAATGGCACTGCAAACCGGCGGTGGCCGTCAGACCTTGTGCGAGGTGCATGTGCGCAACGGTGGTGAGTTCAACATTTCGGTTGAAGCCTGCACGCCAGAAGAACTGCAACAGTATGTGGGCGAGTTCTGTGATGATCTGCTGGCGGAATTGAATCCCGACAAAGGCGGTTCGCGAGAAGGCCCTGGTCTGAGCGCTGAGGTGGACCGCGCCATCCGCAACATGACCGGCCTGACTGTCAAACGGAGTAAGGATGCGGACGGGAAAATTGTCCGCGACGACCGCGCCCTCGATCTGGCGAAACAGTTCCCCAAGAAGGAAGACCTGATGGTGCAGGTGCTATTGAAACTGGACCTGCCCCGGCGTAACCGAACTTCCATTTCCTTTCCGCGAGAGTCCACAATGGCCGGCCTGGAGTGGGTTTCCAAAACTTTTGCCGAGGTCAATTACGGCCGTCACCCTGAATTTTCGCTGCCGCGCCGCATTGAAATCACCGTGCCGAAGCGGGTGTTGAACACGGATGAATTTGACCTACGCCTGATTGATACGCGGGGCGTGGATGAGCCGACCGCACCGCGCCGGGATTTGCAGGCCTATTTGGATGATCCGCGCGCCGCGATCGTGTTGTGCTCCGGCTTCAACGACGCGCCGGAAGCGGCGGTGCAAGCGGTCATCGAGCGTGCTGTGGAAGGCGGATTGCAGCAGGAACTTATCAAGCGCGGGGTCTTGCTGGTGTTGCCAGGCGGCGATGAAGATTGCACGTTGCGCGATCCCGTGACGGGCGAACGGGTTGCCAACGCCAAAGAGGGCCGGGAAATTCGGCGGGAGCAAATCGCCCCGACGCTGCACCCGTTTGGCGTGCGGCATCTTCCGGTGGTGTTTGCAGATGTTCGGTCTCCGGAAGACTGCGAGGAGCTGCGGCGGGCATTGGTCAGCAAGATCAAGGAAATCCGGCAACGGCAGGAGAAGGAGATTGAGAGCCTTTCAGCGACGATTGACCGGCTGATTGCCAATCGGAAAGACGCGGAGACGCGGGCCGTGTTCGAGGCAGCGACAAAGGATTTGCGCAACTGGTTTGCCTCGCACGCCACCCTGCCACCGGCCGACATGGAAGTGCAAAGCGCCCTGATCGAGGAAATGGACGGGTTGCGGTATGCCTCGAGCTTGCGGGCGTCAGTTAATCGCCGCGGGAACTGGCACAACTTTGATTACTGGCACGGCCTGGGATTTGGCACGCGGCGCGAAGCGGTGGCACGGGCCGCGAAGCAGGTAGAGGAACTCAAAGTATTGATTGCCGCCGTGCTGCGCGATGACCAATTGTCTCCCGCGCATGACTTCATCAAGCACTTTGCCAACGAGTTGGAGAAGTCGGTGAGTGATTATTACCAGTGGACGCAATCGCTGGGCGAAGGCGCGTTTCAAAACCAGTTGGGCGAAGACTTCGACTACTGGAAGCGTTGCCAGGACCGGTGGGGTGGCGGGCCGGGCTACAAGACAGAGATCCGGCAGTGG